The Alkalispirochaeta americana DNA segment AACGATGGAATCCTTGTAGTAATGAAAAACCATTGCAGATAATGCTTGTTCGAGCAGATGAGAATTTGCATAGACAGCCAGGCGACGGCTGAATGTCGACGAACTGGGTACGACCGTAAATCCGCATATGTGGCGCAGCGATGAATCACCTCGCAAGCGGTCAACCAAAGATGTTGTCGTTTCAATCTGGAAAAACGATTTGGCCATAAACGCCCGAATTATTGCGATGTCATCGTGCGGTCTGCGACCCCGGCCACGATAGCTGGAGGCAACAGCAGGAAAATGCTCTTCGACAATTCGTAACACATGCAGGAAGGCTCGATGCTTCATGGTCAGGTACTCTTCAAAAGAATCCTGAATATCAAAAGAGATATCGAAAAGAATCTGTGCACCACCAATAATTCCTGTTATGCTTTTCATCGGATAGGTTCCTCCCTGGCGTTTTTATTGTGGTTAATTAAAACTACCAGATTACGGGGTTCCTATCCACTTTTTATTTACAGACCTGTTTCACGCGGCGGTGGTTAGCTCAAAAAATACGTCAGCCCGGTATTTTTGCAAGAGCCTCTGGAGATAAAGCACCTTTCTCTTGCGAAAAGATATACATTGATCCTGGTTGTGTAAACTTGGTCCTTCAATCTGAAATTTTTAGTAGGAAAGATTCTGGTCGCATCGTTGATGGGGATTGGGATGTTAATGTAACACCGCTTGAAGATTTTCCGAAGTATAAGATATGTTATGAAAGATTTGTAAATGGCAAAACATGGGATCAAGCAGGTGCTTACGATTTGATGGATGAATTAATGAAGATTAAACCAGGTGCAGATCGTTGCTATTCATCTAGTGATGTAAAAGTTAGATATGATGCCCTGGATGAAGTGTACCGCAAGGTTAAAACCCAGAATGAACTGATGAGCAGAAAAGAAATACATAAGTATAATTTTAGGGAAAGTGGCGGTGTTTATGTTCATATTGATAGAAATTCAAATTTCATTTTTGCCAGAGGTGGGTGCCACAGACTTGCAATATCAAAAATATTGAAATTAAAAATCATTCCGGCACAGGTAGGTGTTGTTCATTATAAAGCACTTCCCTTTTGGAGAAATTGTGTAATCAAAGCCCCTGACAAGAAAATCATATAGTTTCTGCCTGCGTTGGAGCGGTTGAACGCGGGTTTGCCATCTGGAAAAAACCTGAAACGGCTGGATTTTGCTCCAAACACTGAATGTGTGAACGAATAATACCGAAATATAGGATGTCCATAGTACGACGAAAAGACCGCTACCTAAACGGTGCGGACACAGGTGGCTGGTCATCTGCGGCAAGAATAGCGGTGGGGTGGTTCATCTCGCCGTAAAAAAATCGGGAACTTCAAACCCGCCGATCCCCATATGCGATTTGTGAGGTGCCCGTTGTAAAAAATAAGGACAAAATGTGGCAAATAATCAAAAACGGGTTGGTGATGGCATTGAGCTTTACGAAGAATTCATAAAAATAGAAGACAGCTTCGGACTGCTTCGCCCGGGTGATCCTCTTTCCGATATTTGGGAGCGACTACGCTACAGCGTATTTAGTGAGCTTCGTGCGCGCCAAGTGCAATTGAAGGTCGAAGATGCACATCAATTTC contains these protein-coding regions:
- a CDS encoding transposase; its protein translation is MKSITGIIGGAQILFDISFDIQDSFEEYLTMKHRAFLHVLRIVEEHFPAVASSYRGRGRRPHDDIAIIRAFMAKSFFQIETTTSLVDRLRGDSSLRHICGFTVVPSSSTFSRRLAVYANSHLLEQALSAMVFHYYKDSIV